One stretch of Clupea harengus chromosome 2, Ch_v2.0.2, whole genome shotgun sequence DNA includes these proteins:
- the xrcc5 gene encoding X-ray repair cross-complementing protein 5 isoform X1 produces MARTSKSALVLCMDVGFSMSNAAPGHEAPFEQAKKVIQKFVQRQVFAETKDELGLVLFGSDNTKNPLATDGQYQNIAVHRHLMIPDFELLEEIQNDIHPGSQQADWLDALVVCMDLLQKETLGKKCDRLNIALLTDLNTQVCADQLDVIISNLKRAGITLQFFLPFPADADDPGEGGSDGDGGARRHPHGKGLSREQQKGLEMVQQIMHSVDEESGMEEVHAFSDAIEKLSIFKHIERRPMAWPCILTIGTSLSIRIVGYKAVTEEKVKKTWSVVDAQSNRRDDVKRDTVYCLHDDNETEVQREDTIQGFRYGSDIVPFSKVDQEQMKYKSDGKSFSVLGFTKQSLINRHHFMGSQAIKVFAARDDEHAAVALSALIRALDSTDMVAIVRYAYDRRSNPQVGAAFPCVKEKYECLIYVQLPYMEDLRQFAFASLENNKKFSPTEDQLSAVDSLIDSMMLVEEKEDREKEDLFKVNHIPNPQFQRLFQCLHERAVHPGAPLPPMEPWLKRVLEKPQALEARCHAPLEEVKKKFPLKVVVRKKEQKTSADVFGNGKEEPDAKKAKGDEEEDYNLAEISEGNITSVGSVDPVKDFRALIRHKTLPFGEVCQQLTLRIEQLLGNKSTPYYMKAITCILAFRDQSVKAATAELFNSYMQSLKRSIPDRSLQEFWDLVSSDGLTLISKDEVEGSSVSKQEANQFLLLEEKMEEVETPAVVDTGDVDDLLDMM; encoded by the exons ATGGCGCGAACAAGCAAG TCAGCGCTGGTGCTGTGTATGGATGTTGGGTTCTCCATGAGCAACGCAGCCCCTGGCCATGAAGCACCGTTTGAGCAAGCCAAGAAAGTCATACAGAAATTTGTTCAACGACAG GTGTTTGCAGAAACGAAGGATGAGCTGGGCCTTGTTCTCTTTGGGTCAGACAACACTAAAAACCCGCTGGCCACTGATGGCCAGTACCAGAACATCGCCGTCCATCGACACCTCATGATCCCAGACTTTGAGCTGCTGGAGGAGATCCAAAATGACATACATCCAGGTTCTCAACAGGCAGATT GGTTGGATGCACTTGTGGTGTGTATGGACCTCCTGCAAAAGGAAACTCT GGGGAAGAAGTGCGACAGGTTAAACATTGCCCTGCTCACTGACCTAAACACGCAGGTGTGTGCTGATCAGCTGGACGTCATCATCAGCAACCTGAAGAGGGCTGGAATCACACTACAGTTCTT CCTGCCGTTCCCTGCGGACGCGGATGATCCTGGAGAGGGGGGGTCGGATGGAGACGGAGGTGCCCGGCGGCACCCCCACGGGAAGGGGCTCTCGCGGGAGCAGCAGAAGGGGCTGGAAATGGTGCAGCAGATCATGCACTCCGTGGACGAGGAGAGCGGCATGGAGGAGGTGCATGCCTTCAg TGATGCCATTGAGAAGCTGTCCATCTTCAAGCACATTGAGAGGAGACCCATGGCCTGGCCATGCATACTCACCATAGGCACCTCCCTGTCCATCCGCATCGTGGGCTACAAGGCT GTCACAGAGGAAAAGGTAAAAAAGACGTGGTCCGTGGTGGACGCCCAGTCCAACAGGCGAGACGACGTTAAGAGGGACACTGTCTACTGTCTCCATGACGACAACGAGACAGAGGTGCAGAGGGAGGATACCATCCAGG GTTTCCGATATGGGAGCGACATTGTTCCTTTCTCCAAGGTGGACCAGGAACAGATGAAGTACAAGTCGGATGGAAAGTCCTTCTCTGTTCTCGGCTTCACCAAACAGAGCCTG ATTAATCGCCATCATTTCATGGGCAGTCAGGCCATCAAGGTCTTCGCGGCCAGGGATGATGAG CATGCTGCTGTCGCCCTGTCGGCCCTGATCCGCGCGCTGGACAGCACGGACATGGTGGCCATCGTCAGGTACGCCTACGATCGCCGTAGCAACCCCCAGGTGGGCGCTGCCTTCCCCTGCGTCAAGGAGAAGTacgag TGCCTGATCTACGTCCAGTTGCCCTACATGGAGGATCTGAGGCAGTTCGCCTTCGCCTCGCTGGAGAACAACAAGAAGTTTTCACCCACGG AGGATCAGCTGTCAGCGGTGGACTCCCTCATTGACTCCATGATgctggtggaggagaaggaggacagagagaaggaggacctGTTTAAAGTCAACCACATTCCCAACCCACAGTTCCAGAGACTCTTCCAG tgttTGCACGAGCGGGCGGTGCACCCGGGCGCCCCGCTGCCCCCCATGGAGCCGTGGCTGAAGCGAGTCCTGGAGAAACCCCAGGCTCTGGAGGCCCGCTGCCATGCCCcgctggaggaggtgaagaagaagTTCCCTCTGAAGGTGGTGGTGCGCAAGAAGGAGCAGAAGACCAGTGCAGACGTGTTCGGGAACGG GAAAGAGGAGCCAGATGCTAAGAAGGCCAAAGGGGACGAGGAGGAAGACTACAATCTGGCCGAGATTTCAGAGGGCAACATCACATCT GTGGGAAGTGTGGATCCGGTGAAAGACTTCCGTGCACTTATTCGACACAAGACACTTCCCTTCGGCGAGG TCTGCCAGCAGCTGACCCTCAGAATAGAGCAGTTGCTGGGCAACAAGAGCACACCCTACTACATGAAGGCCATCACCTGCATCCTGGCCTTCAGGGATCAGTCCGTCAAG GCTGCGACGGCTGAACTCTTCAACAGCTACATGCAGTCCCTGAAGAGAAGTATTCCAGACAGAAGCCTCCAGGAATTCTGGGATTTAGTCTCCTCAG ATGGCCTGACTTTGATCAGCAAAGATGAAGTGGAGGGAAGCTCTGTGTCCAAGCAGGAGGCCAATCAG TTCCTCCTGTtggaggagaagatggaggaggtggagactCCAGCGGTGGTTGACACAGGAGACGTAGATGATCTG CTGGACATGATGTGA
- the LOC105912651 gene encoding zinc finger and SCAN domain-containing protein 29-like isoform X2, which produces MENEIASKAVERWQDSEVEAFLNIYSEDGIQGSRRNTEVYQIISLRLAQRGIYHTPKQCREKIKKLKQDYKKAKEISQQSGGSNRRTSKWFHSLDLILGNRPTHLEDVVPVDDKAWNAISDNVTMTNSLDLDISSAEDHPETKAQVRADKWTHREVQSLLNIYAENEIQREFGIWRRNEKVYQKISMRLAELGIYHTSKHCREKIKKMKQDYRRIKEQENIGDPSKRPGKPRWFDTFDAILSHRPEYVHVSGTNHHETLLLEVMSDDDSRSNSNNEQESSVEDEHTKPIHLIDPGLIDSPGTSGCCDPISPSPCPVSPSLGLISPSPDQIKGKRKRDSDLLEVMREMETRDSVFLETMREMEEAHMDVLRQELDQRERCFQMLLAHDVQEAEAREREFALRREEVAEARRQQEAFQQGFLAVLNRLVQVLDKRDSPVPPPLD; this is translated from the exons ATGGAGAACGAAATCGCATCTAAAGCTGTGGAACGATGGCAAGACAGTGAGGTAGAAGCATTCCTCAATATCTATTCAGAGGATGGCATTCAGGGTTCACGTCGGAACACTGAGGTGTATCAGATCATTTCCTTGCGTTTAGCTCAGCGGGGGATATACCATACTCCAAAGCAATGCagagaaaaaattaaaaaactgAAACAAGATTACAAAAAAGCCAAGGAAATTAGCCAGCAAAGTGGCGGCTCAAATAGACGAACCAGCAAGTGGTTCCATTCCCTTGACTTGATTCTGGGCAACAGACCTACACATTTGGAAGATGTAGTTCCAGTTGATGATAAGGCGTGGAATGCCATATCGGATAACGTTACCATGACCAACAGTCTTGATTTAGATATTTCATCTGCAGAAG ACCACCCTGAGACAAAGGCTCAAGTGAGGGCAgacaaatggacacacagagaggtgcAATCCTTACTCAACATCTACGCTGAGAATGAGATCCAGAGGGAGTTTGGCATATGGCGGCGCAACGAAAAGGTGTACCAGAAGATTTCAATGCGCTTAGCTGAGCTGGGTATCTACCACACCTCAAAGCATTGCCGGGAAAAGataaagaaaatgaaacagGATTACAGAAGAATTAAAGAACAGGAGAACATCGGAGACCCCAGCAAACGTCCAGGCAAGCCTCGATGGTTTGACACCTTTGACGCAATCCTGAGCCACAGGCCTGAATATGTACACGTGTCGGGCACAAACCATCATGAGACTTTGTTGTTGGAGGTTATGAGTGATGACGACAGCAGATCCAACAGTAATAATGAACAAGAATCATCTGTGGAAG ATGAGCACACTAAACCCATTCACCTCATAGACCCCGGCTTGATTGATTCGCCAGGGACCTCAGGCTGCTGTGATcctatctctccttccccttgccctgtctcaccctctctcggTCTTATCTCACCATCACCGGATCAGATCAAAG gaaaaaggaaaagggaTTCCGATTTACTGGAAGTgatgagggagatggagacaaGGGACTCTGTCTTCCTGGAGACGATGCGGGAGATGGAGGAAGCCCACATGGATGTCCTGAGGCAGGAGCTTGACCAGCGGGAACGCTGCTTCCAAATGCTTTTGGCGCACGACGTCCAGGAGGCCGAGGCGCGCGAGAGGGAGTTCGCCCTCCGACGGGAAGAAGTAGCTGAAGCGAGGCGGCAGCAGGAGGCTTTTCAACAGGGCTTCCTGGCCGTCCTCAACCGGCTCGTCCAGGTCCTGGACAAGAGAGACAGTCCTGTGCCACCACCACTCGACTAg
- the xrcc5 gene encoding X-ray repair cross-complementing protein 5 isoform X2 — protein MDVGFSMSNAAPGHEAPFEQAKKVIQKFVQRQVFAETKDELGLVLFGSDNTKNPLATDGQYQNIAVHRHLMIPDFELLEEIQNDIHPGSQQADWLDALVVCMDLLQKETLGKKCDRLNIALLTDLNTQVCADQLDVIISNLKRAGITLQFFLPFPADADDPGEGGSDGDGGARRHPHGKGLSREQQKGLEMVQQIMHSVDEESGMEEVHAFSDAIEKLSIFKHIERRPMAWPCILTIGTSLSIRIVGYKAVTEEKVKKTWSVVDAQSNRRDDVKRDTVYCLHDDNETEVQREDTIQGFRYGSDIVPFSKVDQEQMKYKSDGKSFSVLGFTKQSLINRHHFMGSQAIKVFAARDDEHAAVALSALIRALDSTDMVAIVRYAYDRRSNPQVGAAFPCVKEKYECLIYVQLPYMEDLRQFAFASLENNKKFSPTEDQLSAVDSLIDSMMLVEEKEDREKEDLFKVNHIPNPQFQRLFQCLHERAVHPGAPLPPMEPWLKRVLEKPQALEARCHAPLEEVKKKFPLKVVVRKKEQKTSADVFGNGKEEPDAKKAKGDEEEDYNLAEISEGNITSVGSVDPVKDFRALIRHKTLPFGEVCQQLTLRIEQLLGNKSTPYYMKAITCILAFRDQSVKAATAELFNSYMQSLKRSIPDRSLQEFWDLVSSDGLTLISKDEVEGSSVSKQEANQFLLLEEKMEEVETPAVVDTGDVDDLLDMM, from the exons ATGGATGTTGGGTTCTCCATGAGCAACGCAGCCCCTGGCCATGAAGCACCGTTTGAGCAAGCCAAGAAAGTCATACAGAAATTTGTTCAACGACAG GTGTTTGCAGAAACGAAGGATGAGCTGGGCCTTGTTCTCTTTGGGTCAGACAACACTAAAAACCCGCTGGCCACTGATGGCCAGTACCAGAACATCGCCGTCCATCGACACCTCATGATCCCAGACTTTGAGCTGCTGGAGGAGATCCAAAATGACATACATCCAGGTTCTCAACAGGCAGATT GGTTGGATGCACTTGTGGTGTGTATGGACCTCCTGCAAAAGGAAACTCT GGGGAAGAAGTGCGACAGGTTAAACATTGCCCTGCTCACTGACCTAAACACGCAGGTGTGTGCTGATCAGCTGGACGTCATCATCAGCAACCTGAAGAGGGCTGGAATCACACTACAGTTCTT CCTGCCGTTCCCTGCGGACGCGGATGATCCTGGAGAGGGGGGGTCGGATGGAGACGGAGGTGCCCGGCGGCACCCCCACGGGAAGGGGCTCTCGCGGGAGCAGCAGAAGGGGCTGGAAATGGTGCAGCAGATCATGCACTCCGTGGACGAGGAGAGCGGCATGGAGGAGGTGCATGCCTTCAg TGATGCCATTGAGAAGCTGTCCATCTTCAAGCACATTGAGAGGAGACCCATGGCCTGGCCATGCATACTCACCATAGGCACCTCCCTGTCCATCCGCATCGTGGGCTACAAGGCT GTCACAGAGGAAAAGGTAAAAAAGACGTGGTCCGTGGTGGACGCCCAGTCCAACAGGCGAGACGACGTTAAGAGGGACACTGTCTACTGTCTCCATGACGACAACGAGACAGAGGTGCAGAGGGAGGATACCATCCAGG GTTTCCGATATGGGAGCGACATTGTTCCTTTCTCCAAGGTGGACCAGGAACAGATGAAGTACAAGTCGGATGGAAAGTCCTTCTCTGTTCTCGGCTTCACCAAACAGAGCCTG ATTAATCGCCATCATTTCATGGGCAGTCAGGCCATCAAGGTCTTCGCGGCCAGGGATGATGAG CATGCTGCTGTCGCCCTGTCGGCCCTGATCCGCGCGCTGGACAGCACGGACATGGTGGCCATCGTCAGGTACGCCTACGATCGCCGTAGCAACCCCCAGGTGGGCGCTGCCTTCCCCTGCGTCAAGGAGAAGTacgag TGCCTGATCTACGTCCAGTTGCCCTACATGGAGGATCTGAGGCAGTTCGCCTTCGCCTCGCTGGAGAACAACAAGAAGTTTTCACCCACGG AGGATCAGCTGTCAGCGGTGGACTCCCTCATTGACTCCATGATgctggtggaggagaaggaggacagagagaaggaggacctGTTTAAAGTCAACCACATTCCCAACCCACAGTTCCAGAGACTCTTCCAG tgttTGCACGAGCGGGCGGTGCACCCGGGCGCCCCGCTGCCCCCCATGGAGCCGTGGCTGAAGCGAGTCCTGGAGAAACCCCAGGCTCTGGAGGCCCGCTGCCATGCCCcgctggaggaggtgaagaagaagTTCCCTCTGAAGGTGGTGGTGCGCAAGAAGGAGCAGAAGACCAGTGCAGACGTGTTCGGGAACGG GAAAGAGGAGCCAGATGCTAAGAAGGCCAAAGGGGACGAGGAGGAAGACTACAATCTGGCCGAGATTTCAGAGGGCAACATCACATCT GTGGGAAGTGTGGATCCGGTGAAAGACTTCCGTGCACTTATTCGACACAAGACACTTCCCTTCGGCGAGG TCTGCCAGCAGCTGACCCTCAGAATAGAGCAGTTGCTGGGCAACAAGAGCACACCCTACTACATGAAGGCCATCACCTGCATCCTGGCCTTCAGGGATCAGTCCGTCAAG GCTGCGACGGCTGAACTCTTCAACAGCTACATGCAGTCCCTGAAGAGAAGTATTCCAGACAGAAGCCTCCAGGAATTCTGGGATTTAGTCTCCTCAG ATGGCCTGACTTTGATCAGCAAAGATGAAGTGGAGGGAAGCTCTGTGTCCAAGCAGGAGGCCAATCAG TTCCTCCTGTtggaggagaagatggaggaggtggagactCCAGCGGTGGTTGACACAGGAGACGTAGATGATCTG CTGGACATGATGTGA
- the LOC105912651 gene encoding zinc finger and SCAN domain-containing protein 29-like isoform X1: MENEIASKAVERWQDSEVEAFLNIYSEDGIQGSRRNTEVYQIISLRLAQRGIYHTPKQCREKIKKLKQDYKKAKEISQQSGGSNRRTSKWFHSLDLILGNRPTHLEDVVPVDDKAWNAISDNVTMTNSLDLDISSAEVCPHRTSHPFPDDELDHPETKAQVRADKWTHREVQSLLNIYAENEIQREFGIWRRNEKVYQKISMRLAELGIYHTSKHCREKIKKMKQDYRRIKEQENIGDPSKRPGKPRWFDTFDAILSHRPEYVHVSGTNHHETLLLEVMSDDDSRSNSNNEQESSVEDEHTKPIHLIDPGLIDSPGTSGCCDPISPSPCPVSPSLGLISPSPDQIKGKRKRDSDLLEVMREMETRDSVFLETMREMEEAHMDVLRQELDQRERCFQMLLAHDVQEAEAREREFALRREEVAEARRQQEAFQQGFLAVLNRLVQVLDKRDSPVPPPLD, encoded by the exons ATGGAGAACGAAATCGCATCTAAAGCTGTGGAACGATGGCAAGACAGTGAGGTAGAAGCATTCCTCAATATCTATTCAGAGGATGGCATTCAGGGTTCACGTCGGAACACTGAGGTGTATCAGATCATTTCCTTGCGTTTAGCTCAGCGGGGGATATACCATACTCCAAAGCAATGCagagaaaaaattaaaaaactgAAACAAGATTACAAAAAAGCCAAGGAAATTAGCCAGCAAAGTGGCGGCTCAAATAGACGAACCAGCAAGTGGTTCCATTCCCTTGACTTGATTCTGGGCAACAGACCTACACATTTGGAAGATGTAGTTCCAGTTGATGATAAGGCGTGGAATGCCATATCGGATAACGTTACCATGACCAACAGTCTTGATTTAGATATTTCATCTGCAGAAG tatgtccacacagaacatcacaccCATTTCCTGATGATGAATTAG ACCACCCTGAGACAAAGGCTCAAGTGAGGGCAgacaaatggacacacagagaggtgcAATCCTTACTCAACATCTACGCTGAGAATGAGATCCAGAGGGAGTTTGGCATATGGCGGCGCAACGAAAAGGTGTACCAGAAGATTTCAATGCGCTTAGCTGAGCTGGGTATCTACCACACCTCAAAGCATTGCCGGGAAAAGataaagaaaatgaaacagGATTACAGAAGAATTAAAGAACAGGAGAACATCGGAGACCCCAGCAAACGTCCAGGCAAGCCTCGATGGTTTGACACCTTTGACGCAATCCTGAGCCACAGGCCTGAATATGTACACGTGTCGGGCACAAACCATCATGAGACTTTGTTGTTGGAGGTTATGAGTGATGACGACAGCAGATCCAACAGTAATAATGAACAAGAATCATCTGTGGAAG ATGAGCACACTAAACCCATTCACCTCATAGACCCCGGCTTGATTGATTCGCCAGGGACCTCAGGCTGCTGTGATcctatctctccttccccttgccctgtctcaccctctctcggTCTTATCTCACCATCACCGGATCAGATCAAAG gaaaaaggaaaagggaTTCCGATTTACTGGAAGTgatgagggagatggagacaaGGGACTCTGTCTTCCTGGAGACGATGCGGGAGATGGAGGAAGCCCACATGGATGTCCTGAGGCAGGAGCTTGACCAGCGGGAACGCTGCTTCCAAATGCTTTTGGCGCACGACGTCCAGGAGGCCGAGGCGCGCGAGAGGGAGTTCGCCCTCCGACGGGAAGAAGTAGCTGAAGCGAGGCGGCAGCAGGAGGCTTTTCAACAGGGCTTCCTGGCCGTCCTCAACCGGCTCGTCCAGGTCCTGGACAAGAGAGACAGTCCTGTGCCACCACCACTCGACTAg
- the tmem169b gene encoding transmembrane protein 169, whose translation MEQDGQPGSESPNLASLRSEESVSQVEDVEPSSTSSAVNKRRKKRRKEPRPESFIVYRSDMERAPGEEQGGEEAQDRGSEEGAKFLTTPTREEWSLPPDSRYVTLTGTITRGKKKGQMVDIHMTLTEKELRGIAKSRERLDADCERDGRSCHSCGLGVCQGPHVVLWSLSCAPVVFLLSFITSFYFGTLTWYNVFLVYNEERTFWHKITICPFLIIFYPMLIMAVSVSLAVYSAVVQVSWAFGEWWQAVRDLEKGFCGWACGKLGMEECSPYSIVELLDSDTLSDSLQGKAPGENVQTSSV comes from the exons ATGGAGCAGGATGGTCAGCCTGGGTCAGAGAGCCCGAACCTGGCTTCTCTCCGGTCGGAGGAGTCCGTGAGTCAGGTGGAGGACGTGGAGCCAAGCTCCACCAGCTCTGCCGTCAacaaaaggaggaagaagagaaggaaggagccGCGGCCGGAGTCCTTCATTGTGTACCGGTCCGACATGGAGAGAGCACCAGGGGAGgagcaggggggagaggaggcccAGGACCGGGGCTCTGAGGAGGGGGCCAAGTTTCTGACGACCCCCACACGTGAAG AATGGAGTCTGCCGCCAGACAGCCGGTATGTGACACTGACGGGCACCATCACTAGGGGCAAGAAGAAAGGTCAGATGGTGGACATCCACATGACCCTGACGGAGAAGGAGCTCCGGGGCATCGCCAAGTCCAGGGAGCGTCTGGACGCCGATTGCGAGCGGGATGGGCGTTCGTGCCACTCCTGTGGGCTGGGCGTGTGCCAGGGCCCGCACGTGGTGCTGTGGAGCCTGTCCTGCGCCCCCGTGGTCTTCCTCCTGTCCTTCATCACCTCCTTCTACTTCGGCACGCTCACCTGGTACAACGTGTTCCTGGTGTACAACGAAGAGCGGACGTTCTGGCACAAGATCACCATCTGCCCCTTCCTCATAATCTTCTACCCCATGCTGATCATGGCCGTGTCGGTGTCCCTGGCCGTCTACTCGGCCGTGGTGCAGGTGTCCTGGGCGTTCGGCGAGTGGTGGCAGGCCGTCAGGGACCTGGAGAAGGGCTTCTGCGGCTGGGCCTGTGGGAAGCTGGGCATGGAGGAGTGCTCGCCCTACAGCATCGTGGAGCTGCTCGACTCCGACACACTCTCGGACAGCCTCCAAGGGAAAGCTCCAGGGGAGAACGTGCAAACGTCGTCTGTCTGA